CTGGCGGTGAACTGGTCATTGGCGCAGTACCTATTGTTCTTGATGGTCCAGGAGCGGGCTTGACCGTTCAAGGCGGCAGCCTTTCCATGAAAGGGACAACCCTGGAAGCTGGCGGCGTTTGCGAATCCAGCATGCTGGTCTTGCGTCAATGCTTGCGCATTAAGCTGGAAGGCGTTACCTTTGAAGCTAGAGGCAGAGCGCGGGCCATTTATCAGGAAGGCGGGCTATTGCATTTGTTTTCTTGCCGCATTTTGGATGGGCGAGGCGGAGACGGGGGCGCGATTCATGCGGCGCTGCAAGCGTCGGTGCGACTGAAGGATTGTCAAGTTCGTCGCTGTCGGGCCAAGGAAACGGGCGGAGCCTTATATATGCTGCGCGGTGCGCAGATGTTGCTGCAACATACGGAATTTGAAGATTGTGAAGGCCCGGAAGGCGGCGGAGCGATTGCGGTGCAAGGGTCTATGCAGCTTACGCTGGAGCATTGCCGATTCCTTGATTGTCGTACAGCGCAGCGAGGCGGCGCTGTTTGGAAGGATAATACGGAGCCTATGGAGCAGACTTTTGTGCGGCACTGTTATTTCGAGGATTGCGCTTCGGTGCAAGTGGAAAACGCTGGGGGAGCCTTGGACTTATATTATCTGGGGGCGCCTCCTGTGCTGGATTCCTTGAATTTTGTCAATTGCTGGCCGGAAACCGTGCGGCAGCGGTAAGGAGAGCGCCATGTATCAATACAGTCTGGATACGCCCCAAGAAGGCTTTGTGGATATTACCGGGCAGGTGCAAAAAGCAGTGCGTGAAAGCGGCGTAAGCGAAGGAACGGCGATGATCTTTGTGCCTCATACGACGGCGGCGGTAACCGTTAATGAAAACGCTGATCCTGATGTACTGCACGATCTGCGCTTGGCGCTAGCGGCATTGGTCCCCAAGCTGCCCTATCGTCACGGCGAAGGGAATTCTCCGGCGCATCTGAAAAGCAGTCTTTTTGGCTGCAGCCAGCTAGTGCCTATTTTTAACGGCAAGTTGGCGCTAGGTACTTGGCAGGGGATCTACTTTTGCGAATTTGACGGACCGCGGCGGCGCAACTTCCAGGTCGTCGTACAAGGGAGCTAACGATGTATGTGGCTGTATGCAGTTTGGAATTGTTCATTCCTCAAGCCGCTTCCCGCAAAGATCGTCGCCAGGCGGTAAAAAGCTTGGTGGAACGAATCCGGGCGCGCACAGGCGCTTCCGTGGCCGAAGTAGACGGCCAAGAAACCTGGCAGCGGGCAACCTTGGGCGTGGCTATGGTTAGCGGCGAAAAGGCATTTTTGGATAAGCAGGTTCAGCAGGTGCGCCGTTTGGCGGAAGATCAGCTTGAAGCGGAATTAGCTTGGTTTAGCGTAGAGTATTATTGAAACCGGATACAGTGAGCGGAAAAGGGCTGTGGAAATCGTAGCAATGCGATTTCCACAGCCCTTTTGTTTTGCAGACTAGTCTGATTCGGTCTTTATTCCTTGGTTTCAAAGGCTCGTTTGCCTAGGGCAAAGGCTTTTTTGCAGTCTCCCGGAAAAACCTCGTCGCGCTGTTTGGCTTTTGCAGTTTCGTCCCAGGCCGTAGAGACATAATTAGCATAGTCGGGAAACTGGTACGTATCATAGACATAAAGCGATTCTGTAGCGCCGAAGATTCTGGCAAAGTATTTTTCCATGGTTCCTAAGGTTTTCGAATAGCCCCATTCGGCGGCTCGTTCTTCTGTTACGTTCATCGTGTAAATAAAACTGACTTTTTTCTTCTTAGCCGCTAGGGAAGAATAGTCTTTGTCATATACTAGATACTGGAAAAGAGTGCGTTCCATGAAGGAGCGTACTTCGCCAGAGACATTGCCAAAATAAATAGGCGAGCCAAGGATGAGAGCGTCCGCCTTTTCGATTTTTTCTAAAACGGAACTTAAATCATCTTGATAAGCGCATTTGCCATAGCTCTTACCGTCTTTTCGCTTGCAGGCGAAACAGCTTATACAGCCTTTGAAGTTGAGGTCGTATAAATGGATGAGCTCGGTTTGCGCCCCCTGCGCAGCGGCTCCTTCTAAGGCGTTGTTGAGCAAGGTGGCGGTATTCCAATTTTTCCGCGGACTACCATTGATCGCCAGTACGTACATAGTTAATTCCTTCTTTCTTCTTCTTGCTTCTCTTGTTACAATTACTATAGCATAAAGGCAAAAATGAACAAGTATGCAGTTTTTTCTGTTCTAGTATAAAAAAGATACTAAAAGGAGAAAGTATGAAGAATCAGCAAGACTATGATGTGAAGCTTCCAGCCTCGAACATCTATGAAACAAAGTGTCCGATTATCTATGCGCTGGACTTAATCGGGCAGAAATGGAAGCTGCCCATTCTTTGGTATTTGTTTCAAAAGGATGTTACAAGATACAATGAGCTGAAGCGCAGTGTTAAAGGAATTACAAACATGATGCTTACCAAATCCTTGCAAGAATTGGAAGGTCATGGTCTGGTAAAGCGAGTTCAGTATGCGACCATTCCTCCGAAGGTGGAATATTCCTTAACTGAGCGGGGGCGGGCTTTGATCCCCGCGTTGGACGCCCTATACGCTTGGGGCCAAGAGCAGCTTGAACTGAACAGGCAAGATGCGGGTTTTAACGAACCAGAGAACCGGAGTGCCTGGGGGAGATGACTGAGGCTAGGGTAGATATGGAAAAAGATGCTTCCAGGTGTGGCCTGGAGGCATCTTTTTATTGTTTTATTAGTCTTCAGCGTTTTTTGCCCAAAATGGCTTCCGCCCAGGCTAGACCGCTGGGCGTAGTAGCTAAGCCGCCTTGGGCGGTTTCGCGCAGAGAACAGGGCAGCTGTGCGCCGATGCGTCCCATGGTGTCAATGACCTCGTCCGGGGGGATGACGCTGGCGATGTCCGCTAAAGCTAGCTCTGCCGCCGCTAAGGCATTGGCAGCCGCTCCGGCGTTGCGTTTGACGCAAGGTACTTCCACCAGACCG
This sequence is a window from Anaeromusa acidaminophila DSM 3853. Protein-coding genes within it:
- a CDS encoding right-handed parallel beta-helix repeat-containing protein, with product MSKLAVLKKAKQEIFHVAHPLAAEALEVRKAYLQGLAVAGLVDKALTPQESSFLELSALALGLESSDLVAAQEAAEAIEGEALAKLLGMLSGEDLSTAFLIEAHLLAFVDGEPVNEEKEGLDLLSDMLRVPLPVFRFVQEFALAVQRKQGKQAQTALENAYKNGMDPSFLLLRYFWPELAYQEEMGGFVVPAGVVRRIMRPTKLTGPVRVEAGGELVIGAVPIVLDGPGAGLTVQGGSLSMKGTTLEAGGVCESSMLVLRQCLRIKLEGVTFEARGRARAIYQEGGLLHLFSCRILDGRGGDGGAIHAALQASVRLKDCQVRRCRAKETGGALYMLRGAQMLLQHTEFEDCEGPEGGGAIAVQGSMQLTLEHCRFLDCRTAQRGGAVWKDNTEPMEQTFVRHCYFEDCASVQVENAGGALDLYYLGAPPVLDSLNFVNCWPETVRQR
- a CDS encoding secondary thiamine-phosphate synthase enzyme YjbQ, giving the protein MYQYSLDTPQEGFVDITGQVQKAVRESGVSEGTAMIFVPHTTAAVTVNENADPDVLHDLRLALAALVPKLPYRHGEGNSPAHLKSSLFGCSQLVPIFNGKLALGTWQGIYFCEFDGPRRRNFQVVVQGS
- a CDS encoding DUF503 domain-containing protein, whose translation is MYVAVCSLELFIPQAASRKDRRQAVKSLVERIRARTGASVAEVDGQETWQRATLGVAMVSGEKAFLDKQVQQVRRLAEDQLEAELAWFSVEYY
- a CDS encoding flavodoxin family protein, which gives rise to MYVLAINGSPRKNWNTATLLNNALEGAAAQGAQTELIHLYDLNFKGCISCFACKRKDGKSYGKCAYQDDLSSVLEKIEKADALILGSPIYFGNVSGEVRSFMERTLFQYLVYDKDYSSLAAKKKKVSFIYTMNVTEERAAEWGYSKTLGTMEKYFARIFGATESLYVYDTYQFPDYANYVSTAWDETAKAKQRDEVFPGDCKKAFALGKRAFETKE
- a CDS encoding winged helix-turn-helix transcriptional regulator, which translates into the protein MKNQQDYDVKLPASNIYETKCPIIYALDLIGQKWKLPILWYLFQKDVTRYNELKRSVKGITNMMLTKSLQELEGHGLVKRVQYATIPPKVEYSLTERGRALIPALDALYAWGQEQLELNRQDAGFNEPENRSAWGR